In the Muricauda sp. MAR_2010_75 genome, one interval contains:
- the glsA gene encoding glutaminase A, giving the protein MISTTQIDNHAADSLFRILDHGKKKSIESDKFLDKLARTGILSDDPRIQELLNIFRVKEQEKRKSPTISSSEFNEILKQNALIKKSLTENLVIPDFEFFCKEVEDIFQETLKNTDGKVADYIPQLARVNPDHFAVSICTVDGQRFSFGDSKVNFCLQSSCKPINYCLALEELGEYKVHCHVGREPSGQSFNELALNSKGLPHNPMINAGAMMSCSLIDRENNTADRFDKVSKTWQALCGDKPVSFNNAVYLSERQTADRNFALAYFMREKNAFPEKTNLTETLEFYFQCCSIESCTNDLSVAAATLANAGTNPLTGKGIFKSSTVQNCLSLMLSCGMYDFSGEFAFKIGLPAKSGVSGALMLVIPNLMGISIWSPRLDQVGNTVRGVEFCKRLVERFSFHQYDSLTGHCKKINPRRKQNELMASKVMELIRAASFGDMDEIYRLQAEGVSPNTADYDGRTPLHLAACENQVEVVKHLIGNGVHLSPKDRWGNTPLNDATRFKNKEIKAMLEQAIKIKRNGKANVLAAVANN; this is encoded by the coding sequence ATGATTAGTACAACGCAGATTGATAATCATGCGGCAGACTCCCTTTTTCGCATATTGGATCATGGAAAGAAGAAATCCATTGAGTCTGATAAATTTCTGGACAAATTGGCTCGCACCGGAATCTTATCTGATGACCCAAGAATTCAAGAGTTGCTCAATATTTTTAGAGTAAAGGAACAAGAGAAGCGAAAAAGTCCAACCATAAGCTCATCGGAGTTCAATGAAATCCTGAAGCAAAATGCACTGATAAAAAAATCACTGACAGAAAACTTGGTGATTCCCGACTTTGAATTTTTCTGTAAGGAAGTGGAAGACATTTTTCAGGAAACCCTTAAAAACACGGATGGGAAAGTAGCAGATTATATTCCACAACTGGCTAGGGTAAATCCCGATCATTTTGCGGTTTCCATTTGTACGGTGGATGGGCAGCGGTTTTCCTTTGGCGATTCCAAAGTCAATTTTTGCTTGCAATCCTCTTGCAAGCCCATTAATTATTGCTTGGCCTTGGAAGAACTTGGGGAGTACAAAGTACATTGCCATGTTGGTAGGGAACCCAGCGGACAATCCTTTAATGAATTGGCGTTGAACTCAAAGGGGCTTCCACACAACCCTATGATCAATGCAGGGGCCATGATGAGTTGCTCTCTCATCGATAGGGAAAATAATACAGCGGATCGTTTTGATAAAGTCAGCAAAACATGGCAAGCCTTGTGTGGGGATAAACCTGTAAGCTTCAACAACGCTGTCTACCTGTCGGAACGCCAAACGGCGGACAGAAACTTTGCACTTGCGTATTTCATGCGGGAAAAGAATGCCTTTCCCGAAAAGACAAACCTCACCGAGACCTTGGAATTTTATTTTCAATGCTGCTCTATAGAATCCTGCACAAATGATTTATCGGTGGCAGCAGCGACCTTGGCCAATGCAGGGACCAATCCATTGACAGGGAAAGGAATTTTTAAATCATCAACGGTGCAAAACTGCCTGTCGTTAATGTTGAGTTGCGGCATGTACGATTTCTCGGGGGAGTTCGCTTTTAAGATTGGTCTTCCCGCCAAAAGTGGGGTTTCTGGAGCTTTGATGTTGGTCATTCCCAATTTAATGGGCATCAGCATTTGGTCACCGAGACTGGACCAAGTAGGAAATACCGTAAGAGGAGTGGAATTCTGTAAACGTCTTGTGGAACGCTTCAGTTTTCACCAATACGACTCCTTAACCGGTCATTGCAAGAAAATCAATCCAAGAAGAAAACAAAATGAGCTCATGGCTTCCAAAGTGATGGAACTAATTCGAGCGGCAAGTTTTGGCGACATGGATGAGATTTATCGTTTGCAAGCGGAAGGGGTTAGTCCCAATACTGCTGATTATGATGGACGTACCCCACTGCATTTGGCTGCATGTGAAAATCAAGTAGAGGTAGTCAAACATCTCATTGGAAATGGAGTGCATCTTTCTCCAAAAGATCGATGGGGCAACACCCCCTTGAATGACGCTACAAGATTTAAGAATAAGGAAATAAAAGCCATGCTGGAGCAAGCCATAAAAATCAAAAGAAATGGTAAGGCTAATGTACTGGCAGCGGTAGCTAACAATTAA
- a CDS encoding ammonium transporter, whose amino-acid sequence MDTGDTAWVLIATALVMLMTPAGLALFYGGLSNKKNVINTVGMSYVAFCVATLAWVAVGYSIAFGPEGHPIFGSIEALFLKNIAPSQLMGSIPELAFVAFQGVFAAIAVAIISGSVIGRLKFNSWIIFSTLWVLFVYAPLVRMIWGDGLLSYLGELDFAGGTVIHVNAGVAGLVLALILGKRKEHVEIDPSSTKLTVLGSALLWFGWFGFNAGSQLAADGIAANAFLVTNIAACAGALAWMAFEWKRKQKPTILGLASGAISGLVGITPAAGYVGVDGALIIGLVSGMLGFVGVVYLKKAFNYDDTLDAFGIHGLVGIWGSIATGLFANPEINGEAGLFYGNPQQVMVQLVAVLVTILFSLVGTFVIYKITKLLTRGTRVAADVEIRGIDAAYHDEKSFS is encoded by the coding sequence ATGGATACTGGAGATACAGCATGGGTATTAATAGCCACGGCACTTGTAATGCTAATGACACCCGCAGGACTGGCCCTTTTTTATGGGGGACTTTCCAACAAGAAGAACGTAATCAATACCGTTGGAATGAGTTATGTTGCCTTTTGTGTGGCTACACTGGCTTGGGTAGCTGTAGGGTATAGCATTGCCTTTGGCCCAGAGGGGCACCCGATTTTTGGTTCAATCGAAGCCCTTTTTTTAAAAAACATAGCCCCCTCACAACTTATGGGCTCCATTCCTGAATTGGCTTTTGTGGCCTTTCAGGGGGTGTTTGCTGCAATTGCTGTGGCTATTATTTCGGGATCAGTGATAGGGCGATTAAAATTTAATAGTTGGATAATTTTCTCAACACTGTGGGTACTATTTGTTTACGCTCCTTTGGTACGGATGATTTGGGGCGATGGCCTTTTGAGCTATTTGGGAGAGCTAGATTTTGCTGGAGGCACGGTCATTCATGTGAATGCAGGTGTGGCAGGTCTGGTTTTGGCCCTCATTTTGGGAAAACGTAAGGAACATGTGGAGATTGACCCATCCTCCACCAAATTGACCGTGTTGGGCTCTGCCTTGCTTTGGTTTGGTTGGTTTGGGTTCAACGCAGGAAGCCAATTAGCTGCTGATGGTATAGCGGCCAATGCCTTTTTGGTGACCAATATAGCAGCCTGTGCAGGTGCATTGGCTTGGATGGCTTTTGAATGGAAAAGAAAACAGAAACCTACCATTTTGGGCCTTGCCTCGGGAGCCATATCTGGACTAGTGGGTATAACGCCAGCTGCAGGTTATGTTGGTGTGGATGGCGCTTTGATCATTGGTTTGGTATCGGGAATGCTGGGATTTGTTGGTGTAGTGTACTTAAAGAAAGCCTTCAATTATGATGATACCCTGGATGCTTTTGGAATTCATGGATTGGTGGGTATTTGGGGCTCCATTGCCACTGGACTTTTTGCAAATCCAGAAATTAATGGGGAGGCAGGACTTTTTTATGGGAATCCCCAGCAAGTGATGGTGCAGCTCGTAGCGGTGTTGGTTACCATACTCTTTTCCTTGGTAGGGACCTTCGTCATATATAAAATCACCAAACTGTTGACCCGTGGCACTAGGGTAGCGGCTGATGTTGAAATCAGGGGTATAGATGCAGCTTATCATGACGAAAAGAGCTTTTCATAA